The Helicobacter ganmani nucleotide sequence AAATACATTACAAAAGTTAAAGAACATTTTTACTCTAAAGATTTTTAGCGCAAAAAAGGAAGCAAAATTATAGCAAAGAAAACTTAAGGGGAGGTTAAAGGGGGGAAATGAAATTTTAAAGACCAATTTTATTATTATTTATGAATACAATATGTATTTATAAAAATTTAAGAATTTAGGAAGTATAATTTCTCCCTCATCGTTAAATTTTAAGGGATTTTTATGAGTTATTACACAATACCAAACTCTGTTTTAGAAAATGATTTCAACTTCCTAAGTAAAAGTTGTGAAGATTTTAAAAACGGCAAACTAGACGAGGTTACTTTCAAGGCAATTCGTGTGCCTTATGGAATTTATGAACAAAGAGAAAAAAATACTTATATGGTTCGCATCAAAACTCACGGGGGACAAATCACACCCAAACAATTACTTGGGATTTCTAAACTAGCCCAAAATTATGCCAATCAAAGCCTACACATCACTACAAGAGGGGGGATTCAGCTACATTATGTAGATTTTGAAAATCTCTGCCTTGTTACGCAAGAATTACACAAACTAAGGCTTAGTGGTCGTGGGAGTGGAGGAAATTGTGTGCGCGGAATCGTAGGAGATGCACTCTCTGGAATCGCAAAAGATGATGTATTTGACATTCAACCCTATGCTAATGCAATCACAGAAAGAATGTTAGCCCTCAAAGATTCCTTTAATTTACCGCGTAAATTTAAAATTTCTTTTTCAAGCTCCAAAGCCGATAGAGCCACTGCAACCATTACAGATGTAGGATTCATCGCTACTAAAAAAGGTAACAGAAAAGGATTTATTGTCTATATTGCCGGAGGAATGGGTTCAAAAAGCCGTTTGGGGTATAAGATTACAGATTTTTTACCCGCTAAAGAATGTTTTTTATTTGCTCAAGCCGTAAAGCAGGTGTTTGATAAATATGGCAATAGAGAAAATAAGCATTCTGCAAGACTAAGATTCTTAGCCGATAAGATTGGCATTGAAGAGCTAACAAAACGCATAGAACAAGAAAAACAATTGATTCAAAAATCACAAAAAGATTGGGAGATTAAAGTCTCAAAATCCTTTATCAAACTCCCAAAACTAGAACACAAAGCTTTGCCAAAAATGACAAAAGAAGAAAAACTTTGGTGGAATCGCTTTGTGAGAGAGCAAAAGCAAAGCGGCTATTTTTATGCCAAAGTGCCACTTACTCTAGGAGATATTCCCTACAAAAGTGCCGAAAAATTAGCAAATATACTAAAAAGTGTGAATTCCCACTGCATTGCTTTTGGGCAAAATCAGAATCTTTATGTAAGGAATCTAAGCGCAGAGCAAATGCTAACACTTTACCCAATTCTCACAGAATTTTCTCCCCAAAGCAAGCAAGCAACGATTTTGGGGGATATGGTTGCTTGCACGGGTGCAGCGACTTGTCAGCTTGGAATCGCGCGTCCTAGAGGAGCAGTGCAAGAGATTGAAAAGTATTTGCTTAAATCAAAAATAGATTTGGACGCCCTACAAGACTTCAGGATTCAACTCTCTGGTTGTCCAAATTCTTGCGGTAATCATTTCACCGCAAATTTAGGATTCTTTGGCAAAATCCAACGACAAGGCGGAATTCCCTACCCTGCTTATAATGTCGTAACAGGAGGAGTTGTAGAGGAGGGAAAAACAAGGTTTGCTAAGAAAATTACACAAATTGCAGCTTTTTATCTGCCCGAATTTGTCTATAAAGTCCTTACCCGATTCCTTGAAGTTAAAAAACAATTTAAAACCTTTGAATCTTGGGTGGATTCTAGCGGCGAGGAAGAAATTATCAAAATCGCAGAATCTTTTGCAAAAATCCCAAACTTTTCGGAGAACCCTAAGCCTTATTATGATTGGAGTAGCGAGGAATTGTTTTCTGTATCTTTAAAGAAAAATGGTATTGGAGAGGAAAATTAATGCAAGGTTCCTTTACGCTTCCTATTGCATTAACGC carries:
- a CDS encoding nitrite/sulfite reductase, translated to MSYYTIPNSVLENDFNFLSKSCEDFKNGKLDEVTFKAIRVPYGIYEQREKNTYMVRIKTHGGQITPKQLLGISKLAQNYANQSLHITTRGGIQLHYVDFENLCLVTQELHKLRLSGRGSGGNCVRGIVGDALSGIAKDDVFDIQPYANAITERMLALKDSFNLPRKFKISFSSSKADRATATITDVGFIATKKGNRKGFIVYIAGGMGSKSRLGYKITDFLPAKECFLFAQAVKQVFDKYGNRENKHSARLRFLADKIGIEELTKRIEQEKQLIQKSQKDWEIKVSKSFIKLPKLEHKALPKMTKEEKLWWNRFVREQKQSGYFYAKVPLTLGDIPYKSAEKLANILKSVNSHCIAFGQNQNLYVRNLSAEQMLTLYPILTEFSPQSKQATILGDMVACTGAATCQLGIARPRGAVQEIEKYLLKSKIDLDALQDFRIQLSGCPNSCGNHFTANLGFFGKIQRQGGIPYPAYNVVTGGVVEEGKTRFAKKITQIAAFYLPEFVYKVLTRFLEVKKQFKTFESWVDSSGEEEIIKIAESFAKIPNFSENPKPYYDWSSEELFSVSLKKNGIGEEN